A single genomic interval of Clostridium facile harbors:
- a CDS encoding homocysteine S-methyltransferase family protein, with protein sequence MDVKQYISEHILVFDGAMGTMLQKKGLKTGDLPECFNITHPEIVSEIHREYVQAGSDIITTNTFQANRFKLEHCEYSVEQLITAGVKLAKQSGSKFVALDIGPLGQLMEPMGTLKFEEAYEAFREQMVAGEQAGADCILLETMSDLYEVKAAILAAKEHTKLPVFCTLTYQEDGRTFVGADPVTGTITLQSLGVDALGVNCSLGPKELTPVVEQILTYATIPVMVQANAGLPQIREGQTVYDVTPEEFVSYVRPMVEQGVRIIGGCCGTTPDFIRGLREVADQLPVVHNHPKRVTAVTSGTTTVILDDGVTVIGERINPTGKKKLKEALRSHHMDYIIGEAIDQTQSGADVLDVNVGLPEIDEAAMIAEVIREVQSVSNLPIQVDSSDIAAIESGVRACNGRPIINSVNGKAENMAQVFPIVKKYGAVVVGLTLDESGIPQHAEDRFAIAKKIVDTAATYGIPKEDILIDCLTLTASAQQDAVLDTLHAIQLVKQRLGVKTVLGVSNVSFGLPNRPLLNSIFLSAAFGAGLDAPILNPMSVDMMKAVDTFRVINCQDRDAIYYIEKYANADQTTAAVVGDLDLKDMIIQGRKEEAAVKVQEMLQTIPPLDLIDQYFIPALDVVGDRYEKGKIFLPQLMQSAEAVKASFEVLKANFSEGEKTASKGKIIVATVLGDIHDIGKNIAKMLLENYGYDVIDLGKDVPIEKVVQTAKEQKIQLVGLSALMTTTVKNMKDTITAIRDAGLNCKVMVGGAVLNEEYADFVGADYYVKDGREGVQIAQRLFNE encoded by the coding sequence GTGGACGTTAAACAATATATTTCTGAACACATTTTGGTTTTTGATGGAGCAATGGGAACCATGCTCCAGAAAAAAGGATTGAAAACAGGGGACCTACCAGAATGCTTTAATATCACCCATCCTGAAATTGTTTCTGAAATCCACCGAGAATATGTTCAAGCTGGTTCAGACATTATTACCACCAATACTTTCCAGGCAAACCGTTTTAAACTGGAGCACTGCGAATATTCTGTGGAACAGCTTATTACTGCTGGTGTTAAACTGGCAAAACAATCCGGCTCTAAATTTGTGGCGTTGGATATTGGTCCTTTGGGACAATTGATGGAGCCAATGGGAACGTTAAAATTTGAGGAAGCTTATGAAGCTTTCCGGGAACAGATGGTAGCAGGGGAACAGGCTGGAGCAGACTGTATTTTATTGGAAACCATGTCCGATTTGTATGAAGTAAAAGCCGCAATTCTGGCTGCGAAGGAACATACAAAACTACCTGTTTTTTGTACCTTAACCTACCAGGAGGATGGCAGAACATTTGTGGGAGCTGACCCAGTAACAGGTACTATTACATTGCAAAGTTTAGGGGTAGATGCTTTGGGCGTAAACTGTTCTCTGGGGCCAAAAGAACTCACGCCAGTGGTAGAACAGATATTAACTTACGCTACAATTCCAGTGATGGTACAGGCAAATGCAGGTCTGCCACAAATCCGTGAAGGGCAGACAGTATATGATGTTACACCAGAGGAATTTGTTAGCTATGTTCGTCCGATGGTGGAGCAAGGCGTACGCATTATTGGCGGATGTTGTGGAACAACTCCTGATTTTATCCGGGGACTTCGGGAGGTAGCAGATCAGCTTCCAGTAGTACATAATCATCCAAAAAGAGTGACAGCAGTTACTTCTGGTACAACCACCGTCATTTTGGATGATGGTGTGACAGTAATTGGGGAAAGAATTAACCCAACCGGAAAAAAGAAACTGAAAGAAGCGCTCCGTTCCCATCATATGGACTATATTATTGGGGAAGCAATTGACCAGACACAAAGCGGGGCTGATGTACTGGATGTCAATGTGGGGCTTCCAGAGATTGATGAAGCTGCCATGATTGCAGAGGTCATCCGGGAAGTGCAGAGTGTCAGCAATCTGCCGATCCAGGTAGACAGTTCTGATATTGCGGCAATTGAAAGTGGAGTGCGTGCTTGCAATGGTCGCCCGATTATTAACTCGGTCAACGGCAAGGCGGAAAATATGGCGCAAGTATTCCCAATTGTAAAAAAATATGGTGCGGTTGTAGTGGGATTGACATTGGATGAATCTGGGATTCCACAACATGCGGAGGACCGTTTTGCCATTGCCAAAAAAATTGTAGATACTGCAGCAACTTATGGGATTCCAAAAGAAGATATTTTGATTGACTGTTTGACGTTAACAGCCTCTGCCCAGCAGGATGCTGTATTGGATACATTGCATGCGATTCAACTGGTAAAACAACGGCTTGGCGTGAAAACCGTGCTGGGTGTGAGCAATGTTTCGTTTGGCTTGCCAAACCGCCCACTGCTAAACAGCATTTTTTTATCCGCCGCATTTGGTGCCGGTTTGGACGCTCCAATTTTAAATCCAATGAGTGTGGATATGATGAAAGCAGTGGATACCTTCCGCGTTATCAACTGTCAAGATAGGGATGCTATCTATTATATTGAAAAATATGCCAATGCGGACCAGACAACAGCTGCTGTGGTAGGCGATTTGGATTTAAAAGATATGATTATCCAGGGGAGAAAAGAGGAAGCCGCTGTAAAAGTACAGGAGATGTTGCAAACCATCCCTCCATTGGATTTAATTGACCAGTATTTTATCCCTGCCCTAGATGTTGTAGGGGACCGGTATGAAAAAGGCAAGATTTTTTTGCCACAGTTGATGCAATCCGCTGAGGCAGTAAAAGCCTCTTTTGAAGTGCTAAAAGCAAATTTCTCAGAAGGAGAAAAAACCGCATCCAAAGGAAAGATTATTGTGGCAACCGTGTTAGGGGATATCCATGATATTGGCAAGAATATTGCCAAAATGCTGTTGGAAAACTACGGTTATGATGTCATTGACTTGGGCAAGGACGTGCCAATTGAAAAAGTAGTGCAGACAGCAAAAGAGCAAAAGATTCAATTAGTTGGATTAAGTGCACTGATGACAACTACGGTAAAAAATATGAAAGATACGATTACCGCTATCCGGGATGCTGGATTAAACTGCAAGGTAATGGTAGGCGGCGCAGTATTAAATGAGGAGTACGCTGATTTTGTGGGCGCAGACTATTATGTAAAAGATGGACGGGAAGGTGTTCAGATAGCACAAAGACTGTTCAACGAATAA
- the malQ gene encoding 4-alpha-glucanotransferase: protein MRRSGVLMHISSLPSPYGIGTLGKAAYDFVDFLWEAKQKYWQVLPVNPTGYGDSPYQSFSVFAGNPYFIDLELLQQEGLLLEEEIQQCDFGGSEHYVDYEKMYTSRYHLLKLAFSRSHLKENLEYQQFLEENRFWLDDYACYMAIKERFGNQCWLSWDEGVATRFPMAMKIYQQVCSKQIRFQKFMQFYFYRQWKALKQYANEKGILLIGDMPIYVALDSSDVWANPELFQLDQKTKRPIQVAGCPPDGFSPTGQLWGNPLYHWDAMKQNGYQWWIQRTAMASKLFDVIRIDHFRGFDEYYAIPYGDKTAENGHWEQGPGYELFQEIEKALGKQHIIAENLGFLTPSVFELLEKCGFPGMKVLEFAFNPWEDNMYLPHNCGKDSVVYTGTHDNDTVRGWADCMPQNQVEYAMDYLDVTQKDQLPWAFIRAAWGTASQLAIAPMQDILELNNDAKMNTPSTLGWNWKWRMDRHAITPELAHRLRRITEIYQRAAY from the coding sequence GTGAGGCGCAGCGGTGTATTAATGCACATCAGCAGTTTACCTTCCCCATATGGCATTGGTACTTTGGGGAAGGCTGCTTATGATTTTGTCGATTTTTTATGGGAAGCAAAGCAAAAATATTGGCAGGTGCTTCCGGTTAATCCAACGGGGTATGGGGATTCCCCTTACCAGAGTTTTTCTGTTTTTGCGGGAAACCCCTATTTTATTGATTTGGAACTCTTGCAGCAAGAAGGGTTATTGTTGGAAGAAGAAATCCAACAATGTGATTTTGGTGGAAGTGAACATTATGTGGATTACGAAAAGATGTATACTTCCCGTTACCATTTGTTAAAGTTGGCATTTTCCCGTTCCCATTTAAAAGAGAACCTGGAGTATCAGCAATTTTTAGAGGAAAACCGATTTTGGTTGGATGATTATGCCTGCTATATGGCAATCAAGGAACGGTTTGGAAACCAATGTTGGCTTTCCTGGGATGAAGGGGTTGCGACTAGGTTCCCGATGGCAATGAAAATATATCAACAGGTCTGTAGTAAGCAAATTCGGTTTCAGAAGTTTATGCAGTTTTATTTCTATCGCCAATGGAAAGCGCTGAAACAATATGCGAATGAAAAAGGAATTTTGCTAATTGGGGATATGCCTATTTATGTTGCGTTGGATAGTTCGGATGTTTGGGCAAATCCAGAATTATTCCAACTGGACCAGAAAACAAAACGTCCTATACAAGTAGCGGGATGTCCTCCAGATGGATTTAGCCCCACTGGACAACTATGGGGGAATCCTCTGTATCATTGGGATGCAATGAAACAAAATGGATACCAATGGTGGATTCAACGGACAGCAATGGCTAGCAAGTTATTTGATGTCATCCGGATTGACCATTTCCGTGGATTTGATGAATATTACGCGATCCCTTACGGGGATAAAACGGCGGAAAATGGGCATTGGGAACAGGGACCGGGCTATGAGCTGTTCCAGGAGATAGAAAAAGCTTTGGGAAAACAGCATATTATAGCGGAAAACCTGGGCTTTTTGACGCCAAGTGTGTTTGAGCTGCTGGAGAAATGTGGATTCCCAGGGATGAAAGTGCTGGAATTTGCGTTTAATCCATGGGAAGATAATATGTATCTTCCTCATAACTGTGGGAAAGATTCTGTTGTTTATACTGGAACCCATGATAATGATACTGTCCGTGGCTGGGCAGATTGTATGCCGCAAAATCAAGTAGAATATGCCATGGACTATTTGGATGTAACCCAAAAAGATCAGTTGCCTTGGGCTTTTATCCGTGCTGCATGGGGAACAGCCTCTCAGTTGGCCATTGCACCAATGCAGGATATTCTGGAACTAAATAACGATGCAAAGATGAATACCCCTTCTACCTTAGGCTGGAACTGGAAATGGCGTATGGATCGCCATGCAATCACACCAGAATTAGCCCATCGATTGAGAAGAATAACGGAAATCTATCAACGTGCAGCATATTAA
- a CDS encoding YoaK family protein — translation MPFKKDKQMSETFLIGALLAVTGGFLDAYSYLLRGHVFANAQTGNIVLLGVNLAGGKFTQVLYYFIPIVAFAAGILVSELIRRTFREHTNIHWRQITVGAEFIILLIVAFIPRGTFDVIANVSISFICSLQVQSFRKVNGNAYATTMCTGNLRSATEKLFQYHITKDKQERNKSLQYYGIILFFILGAGIGAWCSHFFAEKSVLICCALLLSAFLVMFIQPLSPENPENSSI, via the coding sequence ATGCCATTCAAAAAGGATAAGCAGATGTCCGAAACATTTTTGATTGGAGCGTTATTGGCTGTTACAGGCGGTTTTTTAGATGCTTATAGTTATTTATTACGTGGGCACGTGTTTGCCAATGCACAGACAGGAAATATTGTGCTATTGGGAGTTAATTTAGCAGGAGGAAAGTTTACTCAAGTATTGTATTATTTCATCCCTATTGTTGCCTTTGCAGCTGGAATACTGGTATCTGAATTAATCCGAAGAACCTTTCGGGAACATACTAATATCCATTGGAGGCAGATTACTGTTGGTGCAGAATTTATCATATTACTTATAGTTGCTTTTATTCCTAGAGGGACATTCGATGTAATCGCAAATGTGTCAATTTCTTTTATCTGTTCTCTACAAGTACAAAGTTTCCGCAAAGTAAATGGGAACGCATACGCCACTACAATGTGTACCGGGAATTTACGCAGCGCCACTGAAAAACTCTTTCAATATCATATTACAAAAGACAAACAGGAACGGAATAAAAGTCTACAGTATTATGGCATCATCTTATTTTTTATTCTAGGAGCAGGAATAGGGGCTTGGTGTTCCCATTTTTTTGCGGAAAAATCTGTTCTAATCTGTTGTGCCCTTTTGTTGTCTGCTTTTTTGGTGATGTTTATCCAACCCTTATCACCGGAAAACCCAGAAAATTCTTCTATTTAG
- a CDS encoding 3-phosphoglycerate dehydrogenase family protein: protein MYNIKTLNKISPVGLEKFPATGYNYGDEITNPDAIMVRSASMHEYEFEKSLKCIARAGAGVNNIPLDKCAEQGIVVFNTPGANANAVKELVILALLMSSRRIVSAIEWVKGLEGTDAEITKQCEKGKSQFAGPEIKGKKLGVIGLGAIGVLVCNAAVELGMKVYGYDPYVSVDNAWNLSQAVNHSNSLKEIYENCDYITIHVPATPDTKGMINSESIAMMKNGVRIINLARGELVNTADVAQALDANKIGCYVADFANNDLLGKENVILLPHLGASTPESEDNCASMAAEELMDFLENGNIKNSVNMPAAHMDRTGDTRICVIHKNIKSIISQITTMVSDNGLNIENMVNTSRGEYAYTMLDVDGNGNVVEQKLNEIEGVIRIRIIK, encoded by the coding sequence ATGTATAATATTAAAACTTTAAATAAGATTTCCCCAGTTGGATTAGAAAAGTTCCCTGCTACAGGGTACAACTATGGGGATGAAATCACCAATCCTGATGCTATTATGGTCCGTTCTGCTTCCATGCATGAATACGAATTTGAAAAATCCTTAAAATGTATTGCAAGAGCTGGAGCTGGCGTCAATAATATTCCACTAGATAAATGCGCAGAACAGGGCATCGTTGTATTCAACACCCCTGGTGCAAACGCAAATGCTGTAAAAGAACTAGTTATTTTAGCATTGCTGATGTCTTCCCGCCGGATTGTATCCGCAATTGAATGGGTAAAAGGCTTAGAAGGAACTGATGCTGAAATCACCAAACAATGCGAAAAAGGAAAATCCCAGTTTGCTGGCCCAGAAATCAAAGGCAAAAAATTAGGGGTTATTGGTTTAGGTGCTATCGGTGTTCTGGTGTGCAATGCTGCTGTTGAATTAGGTATGAAAGTATATGGATATGACCCATATGTTTCAGTTGATAACGCCTGGAATTTATCCCAAGCAGTAAACCATTCTAATTCCTTAAAAGAAATCTACGAAAACTGCGATTATATTACTATTCATGTTCCTGCAACACCGGACACAAAAGGGATGATTAACTCCGAAAGCATTGCAATGATGAAAAACGGTGTTCGCATTATCAACCTTGCCCGTGGTGAACTGGTAAATACCGCTGATGTGGCACAAGCTTTGGATGCCAATAAAATTGGCTGCTATGTAGCTGACTTTGCCAATAATGATTTATTAGGAAAAGAAAATGTCATCCTATTACCTCATTTAGGTGCATCTACTCCAGAATCCGAAGATAACTGTGCAAGTATGGCTGCGGAAGAACTGATGGATTTCTTAGAAAACGGAAATATCAAAAATTCTGTTAACATGCCAGCAGCTCATATGGATCGCACAGGTGATACAAGAATCTGTGTCATCCATAAAAATATAAAGAGCATTATCTCCCAGATAACCACTATGGTCTCTGATAATGGTTTAAATATTGAAAATATGGTGAACACTTCCCGTGGGGAATATGCTTATACCATGTTGGACGTTGATGGAAATGGTAATGTAGTAGAACAAAAATTAAACGAAATTGAAGGTGTTATCCGTATCCGTATCATTAAATAA
- the serC gene encoding 3-phosphoserine/phosphohydroxythreonine transaminase, with the protein MSRVYNFSAGPSMMPEWVLKKASNEMLEYGATGQSVMEMSHRSKEYEAIIRSCESLLRELMNIPDNYKVLFLQGGASSQFAMIPLNLMTKNHKADYVTTGQWSKKAMAEAKRYGTVNEVASSADKTFSYIPDVDAMKFDPEADYVHITLNNTIYGTKWPKLPETGNVPLVADISSMALSEPLDVSKFGVLYAGAQKNMGPAGLTVVIIREDLIGEPQEGTPTMFQYKIHADNGSMYNTPPTYSIYMCGLVCQWLKEEIGGLENMKKINEEKAAILYDFLDHSKLFKGTVEPGSRSLMNVPFVTGDEELDKKFVAESKAAGFVNLKGHRTVGGMRASIYNAMPVEGVKALVAFMKKFEEENA; encoded by the coding sequence ATGAGCAGAGTCTACAATTTTAGCGCAGGACCGTCTATGATGCCGGAATGGGTGCTGAAAAAAGCTTCTAATGAGATGCTGGAATATGGAGCTACCGGGCAATCCGTTATGGAAATGTCACACCGTTCTAAAGAATATGAGGCAATTATTCGATCTTGTGAGTCTTTGCTTCGTGAATTGATGAATATTCCTGATAACTATAAAGTATTATTCTTACAGGGTGGGGCATCTTCTCAATTTGCTATGATTCCATTGAACTTGATGACCAAAAACCATAAAGCAGATTATGTGACAACAGGACAATGGTCTAAAAAAGCAATGGCAGAAGCAAAACGTTATGGTACTGTAAATGAGGTTGCTTCTTCTGCTGATAAAACATTTAGCTATATCCCGGATGTAGATGCAATGAAATTTGATCCAGAAGCTGATTACGTACATATTACATTAAACAACACTATTTATGGTACAAAGTGGCCAAAACTACCTGAAACAGGAAACGTTCCACTGGTAGCGGACATCAGCTCTATGGCTTTATCCGAGCCTTTGGATGTATCCAAATTTGGCGTGTTATATGCAGGAGCACAGAAAAACATGGGTCCAGCAGGTTTAACCGTTGTGATTATCCGAGAAGATTTAATTGGGGAACCACAAGAAGGCACTCCTACCATGTTCCAGTATAAAATCCATGCGGACAATGGTTCCATGTATAATACACCACCAACCTATTCCATCTATATGTGTGGTCTTGTTTGCCAATGGTTAAAAGAAGAAATTGGCGGCCTGGAAAATATGAAAAAAATCAACGAGGAAAAAGCAGCTATTTTATATGATTTCCTAGATCACTCTAAATTATTTAAAGGTACTGTAGAGCCAGGTTCCCGTTCTTTGATGAATGTTCCATTTGTTACTGGGGATGAAGAACTGGATAAAAAATTTGTAGCAGAAAGTAAAGCTGCTGGTTTTGTCAACTTAAAAGGGCACCGTACTGTAGGCGGTATGCGGGCTTCTATTTACAACGCAATGCCTGTAGAAGGAGTAAAAGCGTTGGTAGCATTTATGAAAAAATTTGAAGAAGAAAACGCCTAA
- a CDS encoding M23 family metallopeptidase, with protein MKKLRFGKSKFSGKGFYIALAISLVAVGTATTVAISKTIGDLSGDSLNLPSTSSVSEWGYSDVTKDVDNTKSDIPKVSSAAPSSAPASSQEPVSSAATQAKQAKSNTYAMPVTGEITKEYSNGELVKSETMGDWRTHDGIDIKGDANTPVKACCDGTVKEIKNDPMWGTCITLEHADGYTSYYYGLSETAQVKQDQTVAVGDVIGTIGTTNQLEIAEPSHLHFGMKKDGKWIDPTSVIK; from the coding sequence ATGAAAAAGTTAAGGTTCGGAAAATCAAAATTTTCCGGAAAAGGATTTTATATAGCATTGGCAATCAGTTTAGTTGCAGTAGGTACCGCTACTACTGTAGCAATTTCAAAAACAATTGGGGATTTATCTGGTGATTCCCTCAATCTTCCTTCTACAAGCAGTGTCAGTGAGTGGGGATATTCCGATGTAACAAAAGATGTAGATAATACCAAAAGCGATATTCCAAAGGTAAGTTCTGCTGCTCCTTCTTCTGCGCCGGCTTCTTCTCAAGAACCTGTGTCTTCCGCTGCTACCCAAGCAAAACAGGCAAAGTCAAATACCTATGCGATGCCTGTTACTGGAGAAATTACCAAGGAATATTCCAATGGAGAATTAGTAAAATCCGAAACTATGGGGGATTGGCGAACTCATGATGGGATTGACATCAAAGGGGATGCCAATACACCAGTGAAAGCCTGTTGCGATGGTACAGTTAAAGAAATCAAAAATGACCCTATGTGGGGAACCTGTATTACATTAGAACATGCCGATGGATATACTAGTTATTATTATGGGTTATCTGAAACTGCCCAGGTAAAACAAGACCAAACAGTTGCGGTTGGAGATGTAATTGGTACCATTGGAACCACCAACCAGTTGGAAATAGCAGAACCTTCCCATCTCCATTTTGGCATGAAAAAAGATGGAAAATGGATTGACCCTACTAGTGTAATCAAGTAG